Proteins encoded by one window of Candidatus Sumerlaea chitinivorans:
- a CDS encoding Galactose-1-phosphate uridylyltransferase — translation MSVLRKDPLSYGWVIFAEETYQRPTAPCPVGEDLAPADCPFCEGNEDRTPPEIRAIRPIDSKPNSRGWQVRTIPNQFAVLRIEGNLERRGEGLYDMMNGVGAHEVIVETPDHYGRMSQFDTAKLRDVLWMYRERVQDLLKDKRFRYIQVFRNYGVRAGARLHHPHSQVIALPVLPRWVRDEIQHAFEYWGIKERCIFCDILEQDRKGKRLVYENDDFIVTEPFASRMPFETWIYPRVHQSEFHELADSALDSLADALRITLLTLEQALGDPHYNLIFHSAPCQPEKQYNTRRAQICDYYHWHIEIIPRVTELAGFEYGTGFYVNSVFPEKAAAQLRDHISKLIGGSPLR, via the coding sequence ATGTCTGTGTTACGAAAAGATCCACTGAGCTACGGATGGGTTATCTTTGCGGAAGAGACTTATCAGCGGCCAACGGCGCCGTGTCCAGTCGGTGAGGACCTTGCCCCCGCTGACTGTCCATTTTGTGAAGGCAATGAGGACCGAACGCCACCCGAAATCCGTGCGATTCGCCCTATCGACAGCAAACCCAACTCCCGCGGGTGGCAAGTGCGAACCATTCCAAACCAGTTTGCAGTCCTGCGCATCGAAGGAAACTTAGAGCGTCGGGGGGAAGGCTTGTACGACATGATGAATGGCGTGGGGGCGCACGAGGTCATCGTCGAGACCCCGGACCACTACGGCCGAATGTCTCAGTTTGATACAGCTAAGCTGCGCGACGTCCTGTGGATGTACCGAGAGCGAGTTCAGGACCTGCTCAAGGACAAGCGGTTCCGATACATTCAGGTGTTCCGGAACTACGGCGTGCGGGCGGGGGCACGGCTCCACCATCCTCATTCGCAGGTCATCGCTTTGCCAGTCCTGCCCCGCTGGGTGCGCGACGAGATTCAGCATGCCTTTGAGTACTGGGGAATTAAGGAACGGTGCATTTTTTGCGATATTCTTGAGCAGGATAGGAAAGGAAAACGTCTTGTTTACGAAAACGATGATTTCATCGTCACAGAACCGTTTGCCTCGCGCATGCCGTTTGAGACGTGGATCTATCCGCGCGTGCACCAGTCGGAATTTCACGAGCTGGCGGACTCGGCGCTCGATTCATTAGCTGATGCCCTCCGTATTACGTTACTAACGCTCGAGCAAGCTTTAGGGGATCCTCACTATAATTTGATTTTTCATTCCGCCCCCTGCCAACCGGAGAAACAGTACAATACCCGGCGAGCCCAGATCTGCGATTATTATCATTGGCACATTGAGATTATCCCTCGGGTCACCGAGTTGGCAGGCTTCGAGTACGGGACGGGCTTCTATGTGAATTCGGTGTTTCCTGAAAAAGCCGCAGCCCAATTGCGGGATCATATCTCGAAACTGATTGGTGGGTCACCCCTGCGTTAG